The Mannheimia granulomatis sequence AAGTGTCCTTTTTTGACCGCTTGTACTCCAAATTTTAGCTGATTATACCCAATTTTTTTGTTTTCTTATATACAACGGCCACTGATTTTGACAGAATAAACTCATTTTTTAACAATGAGGAAAATATATGGTAAAAGAAAATAGCCACTATGCTCATCAGCGTGGTGAAATTAAAGAGAGTGCAGTAAAAGCACTAGTGACCGACCCACTATTTAAAAGTCGAGTAGAGAAAAATCGTAAAGGGAAAGGCAGTTATCGTCGACATGAAAAGCATAAAAATGCCGGTTATATAAAAGGTGAAACCCCATTTAAAAATATTCGCTTAGAGTCTTCTTATATGGGGTTTTATTATTTTAATGTATTACTTATTGTTTAGTTGCACCAAACACAGCATCGTATTTTAACAGTCCGTTTTCAGGTTGTTCGTCATTTTCAATTTCGATTTTTCCGACTACATCGTTAAGCTTTTCACCGGCAAACTGGGTATAGTAGTAACCAGAGAGTTCGCTCTTGTTTTCAACTCGGGTTTCTCCGTTAAAACTAACGAAGTCTTGTAGATAGCGAGCTTCAGGTAATTTGCTTTCATTTAATGTAATCGTACCGAGCGTTTGACTATTAATAGTTCCACTTAGCTTATTTTTCTCCCAGTCATTATTGAGATTTAGCTTAATTGCAACATCACCATCAAATTTCGGCGCTGATGCAACTGCCACACCATCTTTATTCTCAACAACACGAGCAATAACTTCACCTTTATAGGTCGCTTCACCAACTAAGCCGTCATTCCATTTTGCTTTACCATTAGCAAAATCCCATACTCCATATTCAGAATAGTTAGAACCACTACCTTCTTCAAGTTGCTTTTTACCGTCTCGACCGGTACTTAAATGAAGATGAAATAAGTTGCTGTCATTTGCATCGGTGTAAAAGGTACCATAGCTAGAATAAGGCTGATTTACAAATAGATAATGAACAGTTTTGCCATTTCCTCCCTCTAATTTGGGATCTGTGAACTGACCATTGTGTTTACCGAGATAGTTTTCACCACTTTGTAAACTTTTGACATTCGATGCTGGACTCTCGTTCGTACCTAAATCTAGTACTAAATAATAGTTATGTGGTTTACCAAATTCATCCGCTTTGAATGGCGAATTTTCTGCTTCATCTCCCTCTGAAACAAAGTGTTCACGACTTTCACGGCGAGTATCGCCTGCATCACTAAGATTGCCGCCATTTGCTAACGGAATAACACGCCAATATTTGCCTGCATTATCCGTATTTACCGGCTTGGTAGCTTCTACAGGGGTATCAGGCTTTGGTTGAGCTGGTTTGGGTGTTTCTTCATTTGGTGTAGATGGTTTCACTTTTTCTGTGCTATTTTCTTCTGATTTAGTAGTTTTATCTTTACCTACTTCTTCATCAGATGATGCCTTTTTACTTGAGGTTTCGCTCGATGTTGAAGGCTTATTTTTTTCCAAATTATCTTCTGATTTGGATGTTTGGGTTGATGGTGTCAGCTCTTTTTTTGTTTGTACAACATGAGCTCCGTCAGTAGATTTACAGCCTGTTAAGGCTAGAGATACAGCAACAGCTGCTAAAGTAAGTTTGAGTGTAGAACGCATAAGTAAGTCTCCTAGGTTTAAAGCCACAAAATTTTAATGGATAAATTTTGGTTTTGGCAAGAGCTAAACGAAAAAAAATAATAATTTTTCTATGGGTATTATTGCAAGGTATTGAAATTTAGCGTAATTTATTACCCTCAATTTATTTATGGGAAAAATAAAATGACAACGACAAACAAAACTATTTTAGCATTACTGATTTCCGCTCATTTAAGTAGTCTTGCCTTGGCTCAAACAAAAGAAGATATTGCAGTATTAGAAGAAGTATCTGTTATTGGTAATAGCGATACACCTGTAGTTGCGCAAGGTAGTGAAGTTACTATTTTAAAGGTCAGTGATAAAATTATTGATGGAAAGGAATTTAAGAAGCGTTCAGCAACTCTAGGAAATGCTTTAGCAGCAGAATTGGGGGTACATAGTAATCCATTCGGAGGCGGAGCAAGTAAGCCGATTATTCGTGGACAAGAAGGAGCGAGAATTAAAATTTTACAAAACGGGGCTGAAGTTGTAGATATGTCCAGCCTTTCGCCTGACCATGCAGTAGTTGCGGACTCTTTACTTGCCAGCAAAGTAGAAGTATTAAGGGGTTCAAGTACCTTACTTTATACCAGCAGCTCACCGGCAGGTGTAGTGAATGTCGTCGATAAACGTATTCCAACGTCAATACCAGAAAAAGGCTATGAAGTAGAACTTAACAGCCGTTTTGATACTGTAAGTAAAGAGCGTTTAGGGGTAATCGGTGCAACAGTAGGTTTAGGTCAGCATGTTGCTTTGCGGGTTGAGGGACTGAATCGTCACAGCGATAATTATCGAGTAAAAAGCTTACAACTCGGTGAGCGCTTAAATTATGTACCGGATACTTATAACCGTTCTCGTGTTGGTACTATGGGAATCTCATTTATTGGCGAGAGAGGGTATATAGGTGCAGCATATAGTCATCGCAAAGACACCTACGGTTTACCTGGGCATAACCATAAATTTGATTCTTGTACAGGGCACATTTATGGTGTCGATAGG is a genomic window containing:
- a CDS encoding alternative ribosome-rescue factor A, giving the protein MVKENSHYAHQRGEIKESAVKALVTDPLFKSRVEKNRKGKGSYRRHEKHKNAGYIKGETPFKNIRLESSYMGFYYFNVLLIV